In Hyphomicrobium denitrificans 1NES1, one DNA window encodes the following:
- a CDS encoding CpaD family pilus assembly protein: MQMQKTILRGPAKRWSGLAKILIVACLPIAMAGCEHDRAGPQVAGWQLIDPEQRHPILVSQQPAVLNLRVASGSEGLTPSQRGRVMDFINHHRASDAGNSRFVISAPAGSANEGAAMDAASDVRRLVLAGGYSESSISAEAYHATGGEAPLRISYMRYVADAPDCGQDWSENLARTYQNTPYPDFGCSSQRNLAVMVANPADLLGPRTMTPSDANRRFKMYDKYVKGDQLGAAAEAVTIAKSNSN; this comes from the coding sequence ATGCAGATGCAAAAGACGATACTCCGCGGACCCGCAAAGAGGTGGTCCGGTCTCGCCAAAATTCTGATCGTGGCCTGCCTGCCGATTGCGATGGCCGGCTGCGAGCACGATCGAGCGGGTCCGCAGGTTGCGGGCTGGCAATTGATCGATCCCGAGCAGCGCCATCCCATCCTCGTGTCGCAGCAGCCTGCCGTTCTCAATCTGCGTGTTGCGTCGGGTTCTGAAGGGCTGACGCCATCACAGCGCGGCCGCGTGATGGATTTTATCAACCATCACAGAGCCAGCGATGCCGGCAATAGCCGGTTTGTCATCTCGGCGCCTGCAGGTTCGGCAAACGAGGGCGCAGCAATGGATGCAGCCAGCGATGTGCGGCGGCTGGTGCTTGCCGGTGGGTATTCGGAGTCTTCGATTTCTGCCGAAGCCTATCACGCGACCGGCGGCGAGGCGCCTTTGCGTATCTCGTATATGCGCTATGTCGCCGATGCGCCCGACTGCGGTCAGGATTGGTCGGAGAATCTGGCGCGCACCTATCAGAACACGCCATATCCAGATTTCGGCTGCTCCTCGCAGCGCAATCTGGCAGTCATGGTCGCAAATCCTGCTGACTTGCTTGGGCCTCGCACGATGACGCCGAGCGATGCCAATCGTCGTTTCAAAATGTACGATAAGTACGTGAAAGGCGATCAGCTTGGTGCGGCGGCCGAAGCAGTAACGATTGCCAAATCCAACAGTAATTGA
- a CDS encoding transcriptional regulator: MSQHIQAAPEFDPEFSREQQEFYSSDRARPVPRISIQAFCDDVGVANAIQYAAEDRRLSKAHASVHMGGIAAAISHYVDSPTPNLIILDCALDGSTLLAELDRLAESCDPGTKVVVIGRQNDVVLYRELLKRGVGEYLVAPIDPLAVMECISNLYNNPDTDPVGHVFAFVGAKGGVGSSTICHNVGWTMSEILKTDVAIADLDLAFGTTGLDFNQDPVQGIAEALTAPERLDDQLLDRLMTKCSEHLSIFAAPVVIDRDYDISPEACDTVLDVVRQNVPFVAVDLPHGWSPWSKRVLLQADQVVITVVPDLANLRNAKNIVDLLRTSRKNDIKPHLILNMANMPKRQEITLKEFEQALDVKVMAVVDYDPETFSQASNNGQMLEELNPKAKAVERFHDIAMRITGRREAKAEKRNSPLAAIRPLFEKLKLKR; encoded by the coding sequence ATGTCCCAGCATATTCAAGCTGCGCCTGAATTTGATCCAGAGTTTTCCAGAGAACAGCAAGAGTTTTATTCGAGTGATCGCGCGCGCCCTGTGCCGCGGATCTCGATCCAGGCATTTTGCGACGATGTGGGCGTTGCGAATGCCATTCAATATGCCGCCGAAGACCGGCGTCTGTCCAAGGCGCATGCCAGCGTGCATATGGGCGGTATCGCGGCCGCCATATCGCATTACGTGGACAGCCCGACACCGAACCTCATTATTCTCGATTGTGCCCTTGACGGCAGCACGCTCCTGGCAGAGCTCGACCGGCTTGCGGAGAGCTGCGATCCCGGCACGAAGGTCGTCGTCATAGGACGTCAAAACGATGTGGTGCTTTATCGCGAGCTATTGAAGCGGGGCGTCGGCGAATACCTTGTTGCGCCGATTGATCCGCTCGCCGTGATGGAGTGTATCTCGAACCTTTACAACAATCCGGATACCGATCCGGTCGGTCATGTGTTTGCCTTTGTCGGCGCCAAGGGCGGTGTCGGCTCTTCGACGATCTGCCACAACGTCGGCTGGACGATGTCGGAGATTCTGAAAACCGACGTCGCGATCGCCGATCTCGATCTTGCATTCGGCACGACGGGCCTCGACTTCAATCAGGACCCGGTGCAAGGCATTGCGGAAGCACTTACGGCGCCGGAACGTCTCGACGATCAACTCCTCGATCGGCTGATGACCAAATGCTCGGAGCATTTGTCCATCTTTGCAGCCCCCGTCGTAATCGACCGCGATTATGACATTTCGCCAGAAGCCTGCGATACCGTTCTCGACGTTGTGCGGCAGAACGTGCCCTTCGTGGCCGTCGACCTGCCGCACGGCTGGTCACCGTGGTCGAAGCGGGTGCTTCTGCAAGCCGATCAAGTCGTGATTACGGTCGTGCCGGACCTCGCGAATCTCAGGAATGCAAAGAACATCGTCGATCTGCTGCGAACTTCGCGGAAGAACGACATCAAGCCGCATCTGATCCTGAACATGGCCAATATGCCGAAGCGTCAGGAAATCACGCTCAAAGAATTCGAGCAGGCGCTCGACGTCAAGGTGATGGCGGTCGTTGACTACGATCCCGAAACGTTCAGTCAGGCATCGAACAACGGTCAGATGCTCGAAGAACTCAATCCCAAGGCGAAGGCGGTGGAAAGGTTTCATGATATCGCGATGAGAATCACGGGCCGCAGGGAAGCCAAGGCGGAGAAGCGGAATTCGCCTTTGGCAGCGATCAGGCCGCTTTTCGAGAAGCTGAAACTAAAGCGCTGA
- a CDS encoding CpaF family protein, which yields MFGRRSNDPVSAKRSEPQVVPVVQPVAAPETKAPQSRQSTPAAPRPEPAVEMQRRHSEEYYDVKTTVFNALIDTIDLTQLAKLDAVAAREEIRDIVSEIIQAKNVVMSIAEQEELLEDICNDVLGYGPLEPLLARDDIADIMVNGASTTFIEVGGKVQKTSVRFADNQQLMNICQRIVSQVGRRVDESSPICDARLPDGSRVNVIVPPLAIDGPALTIRKFKKDRLKLDQLVKFGSITPEAKTILEIIGRVRCNVVISGGTGSGKTTLLNCLTGSIDNDERIITCEDSAELQLQQPHVVRLETRPPNLEGEGEIRMRDLIKNCLRMRPERIIVGEVRGPEAFDLLQAMNTGHDGSMGTLHANSPREALSRLESMIMQGGYALPVKAIREMICGSIDVIVQASRLRDGSRKITHITEVLGMEEETITLQNLLIYEITGEDAHGKIAGRHRSTGIARPHFWERAEYYGETERLALALAAAEVDDDGNSLGDRHG from the coding sequence ATGTTCGGTAGGCGTTCAAACGATCCTGTCTCCGCAAAACGGAGTGAACCGCAGGTCGTACCGGTGGTCCAGCCCGTCGCCGCCCCGGAGACGAAGGCGCCACAATCGCGCCAGTCGACGCCGGCAGCGCCGCGTCCGGAGCCGGCCGTCGAAATGCAGCGCAGGCATTCGGAAGAATATTACGACGTCAAAACGACCGTATTCAACGCGCTGATCGATACGATCGATCTGACACAGCTCGCCAAGCTCGACGCTGTCGCGGCGCGCGAAGAAATCCGCGATATCGTCAGCGAGATCATCCAGGCCAAGAATGTCGTGATGTCGATCGCGGAGCAGGAGGAGCTCCTCGAAGACATTTGCAACGACGTTTTGGGCTACGGACCGCTCGAACCGCTGTTGGCGCGAGACGACATTGCGGACATCATGGTCAATGGCGCTTCGACGACCTTCATCGAAGTCGGCGGCAAAGTGCAGAAAACAAGTGTGCGCTTTGCCGACAATCAGCAGTTGATGAACATCTGCCAGCGCATCGTCAGCCAGGTCGGCCGCCGGGTCGATGAATCGAGTCCGATCTGCGATGCGCGTCTTCCCGACGGCTCGCGCGTCAACGTCATTGTGCCGCCACTGGCAATCGACGGACCGGCGCTCACCATCCGCAAATTCAAAAAAGACCGCCTGAAGCTCGATCAACTCGTCAAATTCGGCTCCATAACGCCGGAAGCCAAAACCATCCTTGAGATCATCGGCCGGGTCCGGTGCAACGTGGTCATTTCAGGAGGCACCGGCTCGGGAAAAACGACGCTGCTCAATTGTCTGACCGGCTCGATCGATAACGATGAGCGCATCATTACTTGCGAAGACTCGGCCGAACTTCAGCTGCAGCAGCCGCATGTCGTGCGTCTCGAGACGCGCCCTCCGAACCTCGAAGGCGAGGGCGAGATCCGAATGCGCGATCTAATCAAGAACTGCCTTCGTATGCGTCCCGAGCGGATCATCGTCGGCGAAGTCCGCGGACCTGAAGCCTTCGATCTTCTGCAAGCCATGAATACGGGGCACGACGGGTCGATGGGGACGCTGCATGCCAACAGCCCCCGGGAGGCACTAAGCCGCCTTGAATCTATGATCATGCAGGGTGGCTATGCGCTACCGGTCAAAGCCATTCGAGAGATGATCTGTGGATCCATCGACGTCATCGTGCAGGCGTCGCGTTTGCGCGACGGTTCGCGCAAGATCACGCACATCACCGAGGTTCTCGGGATGGAAGAGGAAACGATTACGCTACAAAACCTGCTCATCTACGAGATTACCGGCGAAGACGCACACGGAAAGATCGCGGGGCGTCATCGCTCGACGGGCATAGCGCGTCCGCATTTCTGGGAACGCGCGGAATACTACGGAGAGACGGAGCGGCTTGCGCTCGCCCTCGCGGCTGCGGAGGTCGACGACGACGGAAATTCGCTGGGTGATCGTCATGGCTGA
- a CDS encoding type II secretion system F family protein: MADHALLSFLIPLLAAMAFAGGVYALAYPYFSADRQKDRRLESVSGRNRKLGGALAEVQSSRKKSVADTLKEMDDRQKAKKKITMGLRLERAGLKQTPRDFYIISATLGIVLGGLSFNFLTLPIAATVVAVFLGAFGIPRWVLAKMTKRRQAKFSSHLANAIDVVVRGVKSGLPLNECLQVIARESPEPLAGEFRNVVEQQRLGVPLADALERMYDRIPLAEVRFLTIVIAIQQQAGGNLSEALGNLSGVLRDRHMLALKVKALSAEAKASAMVLASLPPGVMLMVYMSSPSYMTPLFTTTPGRFMVALGAVWMTIGILVMKKMINFKF, encoded by the coding sequence ATGGCTGATCACGCGCTGTTGAGTTTTCTCATCCCGTTACTGGCGGCCATGGCGTTCGCGGGCGGCGTCTACGCGCTTGCCTATCCCTATTTTTCGGCAGACCGTCAGAAGGATCGGCGCCTAGAAAGCGTTTCGGGACGCAACCGGAAGCTTGGCGGGGCCTTGGCAGAGGTTCAAAGCAGCCGCAAGAAGTCGGTCGCAGATACTTTGAAGGAGATGGACGACAGACAGAAGGCCAAGAAAAAAATAACGATGGGTCTGCGGCTCGAGCGGGCCGGATTAAAGCAGACGCCGCGCGACTTTTACATCATCAGCGCGACACTCGGCATCGTGCTCGGCGGGCTTTCATTCAACTTTCTTACCTTGCCCATTGCTGCAACCGTCGTTGCGGTATTTCTCGGCGCATTCGGAATTCCAAGGTGGGTGCTCGCCAAGATGACGAAGCGCCGCCAAGCCAAATTTTCTTCCCACCTCGCCAATGCGATCGACGTCGTCGTGCGGGGCGTCAAATCCGGCCTCCCGCTCAATGAATGCCTGCAGGTGATCGCGCGTGAAAGTCCCGAGCCGCTTGCGGGCGAATTCCGCAATGTCGTGGAGCAGCAGCGGCTGGGCGTTCCGCTCGCCGATGCGCTGGAACGCATGTACGACCGAATCCCGCTGGCGGAGGTACGATTCTTGACGATCGTCATCGCTATCCAGCAGCAAGCGGGCGGCAACCTGTCGGAGGCGCTTGGCAACCTTTCAGGCGTTTTACGCGATCGCCATATGCTGGCGCTGAAAGTGAAGGCCTTATCGGCGGAAGCCAAGGCTTCGGCGATGGTGCTCGCATCGTTGCCGCCGGGGGTGATGCTCATGGTCTACATGTCATCGCCGAGCTACATGACGCCCTTGTTCACGACGACTCCGGGTCGGTTCATGGTCGCGCTCGGCGCGGTATGGATGACGATCGGCATCCTGGTGATGAAGAAGATGATCAACTTTAAGTTCTAG
- a CDS encoding type II secretion system F family protein, giving the protein MTAFIETVMNPQFVATMLAAVCVFATVLSIALPMLQRDQMNRRMKEMAVERSKMRSARLAEMAAKDRPSTKLRPTAKGFMQRIVDELKLRERFDNEEIRENLKRAGLRGQANIVTFLFFRVTAPIVIFFLALFYVFFIYNTGHPPLVNVGIALGAGFLGFYLPNVFISNRVQKRQTSIKQAFPDALDMLLICVQSGMSVEAAFGKVSKEVASQSIELAEEMALTTAELSYLQDRRQAYENLAKRTGLPGVKGVTTALIQAERYGTPVGQALRTMAKENREIRQSEAERKAAALPPKLTVPMIVFFLPVLFIVILGPAGISYMQMPK; this is encoded by the coding sequence ATGACAGCTTTCATTGAAACGGTGATGAATCCGCAGTTCGTGGCAACGATGCTTGCCGCGGTTTGCGTCTTCGCGACCGTGTTGTCGATCGCGCTGCCCATGCTGCAGCGGGATCAGATGAATCGCCGGATGAAGGAGATGGCCGTCGAGCGTAGTAAAATGCGCTCCGCTCGTCTTGCGGAAATGGCCGCCAAAGATCGTCCCTCGACCAAGCTGCGCCCGACGGCCAAAGGGTTCATGCAGCGCATCGTCGACGAGTTGAAACTGCGCGAAAGGTTCGACAACGAAGAGATACGCGAGAATTTGAAGCGCGCCGGCCTTCGCGGGCAAGCCAACATCGTCACGTTCCTGTTTTTCCGGGTGACGGCCCCGATCGTTATTTTCTTTCTGGCGCTTTTCTACGTTTTCTTCATCTACAACACCGGGCATCCGCCGCTTGTGAATGTCGGCATCGCACTTGGCGCCGGGTTTCTCGGTTTCTACCTGCCCAACGTGTTCATTTCCAATCGCGTGCAAAAGCGGCAGACATCGATCAAGCAAGCGTTTCCGGACGCGCTCGATATGCTTTTGATCTGCGTGCAATCGGGCATGTCGGTGGAAGCCGCGTTCGGCAAGGTCAGCAAAGAGGTCGCCAGCCAGTCAATCGAGCTCGCCGAAGAAATGGCGTTGACAACCGCGGAGCTCTCCTACTTGCAAGACCGCCGGCAGGCTTATGAGAACCTTGCAAAGCGCACCGGACTTCCAGGCGTCAAAGGCGTGACGACAGCTCTCATCCAGGCCGAGCGCTACGGCACGCCCGTGGGCCAGGCTCTCAGAACCATGGCCAAGGAAAATCGCGAGATTCGTCAGTCGGAAGCAGAACGCAAAGCCGCAGCGCTGCCGCCGAAACTGACTGTGCCGATGATCGTTTTCTTCCTGCCCGTGCTTTTCATCGTCATTCTTGGGCCGGCCGGTATCAGCTACATGCAGATGCCGAAATAG
- a CDS encoding tetratricopeptide repeat protein, translated as MKRIERPRHTLVEPSVCKRMGVIAALSASLLLGACSASPNLLQEMALKSDKTDSTETSPAPQTELQKATTYWGQEYSKKPTELQPALNYAKNLKALGEKQKAFAILQQASMFHGNDPQLTSEYGRLALELNQVNMAGQLLAAADDPTRPDWRVISARGTVLAKQGKYADAIPFYERALALAPGNPGVMNNLAMAHAMMGDPKKAEEILRQAAATPGATRKVRENLALVLGLQGRYDESKSVASSVLDSDAAASNARYLKQLVKLEPKSEMPDASSFMAQTSVEPAASPQADRQISTAANAAPISEAQSNWQTVSATDTSLPLSLKGMTH; from the coding sequence ATGAAGCGCATCGAGCGCCCCCGCCACACCCTTGTCGAACCATCCGTCTGCAAACGCATGGGGGTGATCGCCGCACTTTCAGCGTCGCTGCTGCTCGGCGCCTGCTCGGCGTCGCCTAATCTGCTGCAGGAAATGGCCTTGAAATCGGATAAAACCGACAGCACCGAGACGTCGCCGGCGCCCCAGACCGAGCTTCAGAAAGCGACCACTTATTGGGGGCAGGAGTACTCCAAGAAACCGACGGAGCTGCAACCGGCGCTCAATTACGCAAAGAACCTGAAGGCACTCGGCGAGAAGCAGAAGGCATTCGCCATCCTGCAGCAGGCAAGCATGTTCCACGGCAACGACCCGCAGTTGACCAGCGAGTACGGCCGCCTCGCGCTCGAACTCAATCAGGTCAACATGGCCGGCCAGCTTCTTGCAGCCGCAGACGACCCGACCAGACCCGATTGGCGCGTCATTTCTGCGCGCGGAACCGTTCTCGCCAAACAGGGCAAATACGCCGACGCGATTCCATTTTACGAGCGCGCCCTGGCGCTCGCTCCCGGCAATCCCGGCGTCATGAATAACCTGGCGATGGCTCACGCGATGATGGGCGATCCGAAGAAAGCCGAGGAGATCCTGCGGCAAGCCGCTGCCACACCCGGAGCGACGCGCAAGGTCCGAGAAAATCTTGCTCTCGTCCTCGGGCTGCAGGGACGCTACGATGAGTCGAAATCAGTCGCTTCGAGTGTGCTCGATTCCGATGCGGCGGCATCCAACGCCCGCTATCTGAAGCAGTTGGTCAAGCTCGAACCCAAGAGCGAAATGCCCGACGCAAGCAGCTTCATGGCGCAAACGTCCGTCGAGCCGGCAGCGTCGCCTCAGGCGGACCGGCAGATCAGCACAGCCGCCAATGCGGCGCCGATATCGGAAGCCCAGAGCAACTGGCAAACGGTCAGCGCAACGGATACGTCGTTGCCATTATCGCTCAAGGGCATGACTCACTAG
- a CDS encoding leucyl aminopeptidase family protein, with amino-acid sequence MVETTAWSAKDVFVMGSAEASDIPIYLASSADPGPVGGLSDQQKAWLAAQKFSGAAKRHLLIPGPDGGIGSVVLGVGDGQQGEPSGPSEMLTGLLSASLPAGTYRLAADAGTMDLAELAWALGGYSFFRYRRKENCAERARLRIAEAGAARVINTAEAVWLGRDLINTPASDMGPGDIEAAVRELAARHGAAVSVVAGDDLLAQNFPMIHAVGRASPRPPRLIDLTWGPAGAPKITLVGKGITFDTGGLDIKPASAMLLMKKDMGGAATALALAHMIMGQRLKCRLRVIIPTAENSVGGDAFRPGDVLTSRAGMSVEIGNTDAEGRLVLADALALADSDEPDSIFVFATLTGAARSALGPDLPAFFTDDEDLGHKLPPLAASIGDPLWRMPLWSGYRRHLDSDIADMNNVWESPFAGAITAALFLKRFVSKARRFAHFDLYGWRPAARPLGPKGGEPQTARAVMEHLKRELAS; translated from the coding sequence ATGGTCGAGACAACAGCTTGGTCGGCAAAAGACGTTTTCGTAATGGGTTCGGCGGAGGCAAGCGACATACCTATCTACTTGGCTTCGTCGGCCGATCCCGGGCCGGTAGGCGGATTGAGCGACCAGCAGAAAGCTTGGCTTGCCGCGCAGAAATTCTCGGGCGCCGCGAAACGGCATCTCCTGATCCCGGGCCCCGATGGCGGCATCGGCTCCGTTGTCTTGGGCGTGGGAGACGGCCAGCAGGGGGAGCCGAGCGGGCCCTCCGAGATGCTCACAGGGTTGCTGTCGGCCAGCTTGCCCGCCGGGACTTACCGTTTGGCCGCTGACGCCGGGACGATGGATCTTGCCGAACTCGCGTGGGCGCTCGGAGGCTATTCCTTTTTCCGGTATCGGCGGAAGGAGAACTGTGCAGAGCGTGCCAGACTTCGCATTGCGGAAGCCGGCGCGGCGCGCGTGATCAATACCGCCGAAGCTGTCTGGTTGGGCCGCGACCTCATCAACACGCCGGCATCCGACATGGGCCCCGGCGATATCGAAGCGGCCGTGCGCGAACTCGCTGCCCGGCACGGTGCGGCTGTTTCCGTCGTGGCCGGAGACGATCTGCTGGCGCAGAACTTTCCCATGATCCACGCCGTCGGCCGGGCGAGTCCGCGTCCGCCGCGGCTGATCGACCTGACGTGGGGACCAGCAGGGGCTCCGAAGATCACGCTCGTCGGCAAGGGCATTACGTTCGATACCGGCGGTCTCGACATCAAGCCTGCAAGCGCGATGCTGCTGATGAAGAAGGACATGGGCGGTGCGGCGACGGCGCTCGCTCTGGCGCACATGATCATGGGGCAGCGGCTGAAGTGCAGGCTTCGCGTCATTATTCCGACGGCCGAGAATTCCGTCGGCGGAGATGCGTTCCGCCCGGGCGACGTGCTGACGAGCCGTGCGGGTATGAGCGTCGAGATCGGCAATACGGATGCGGAAGGCCGCCTCGTGCTTGCCGATGCGCTAGCGCTTGCCGATAGCGATGAGCCTGACAGTATTTTTGTTTTTGCGACGCTTACCGGCGCGGCACGCAGTGCGCTCGGTCCGGATTTGCCCGCTTTCTTTACGGATGACGAGGACCTGGGACACAAGCTTCCTCCGCTTGCGGCATCGATCGGTGACCCATTATGGCGGATGCCGCTCTGGAGCGGGTATCGCCGGCATCTCGACAGCGATATTGCCGACATGAACAATGTCTGGGAATCGCCTTTCGCCGGCGCTATTACCGCGGCGCTCTTTCTCAAGCGCTTCGTCAGCAAAGCCCGCCGTTTCGCCCATTTCGATCTCTATGGATGGCGACCGGCAGCGCGGCCGCTCGGACCGAAGGGTGGAGAACCGCAGACCGCGCGTGCTGTGATGGAGCATCTGAAACGGGAGTTGGCGTCGTGA